The genomic region ATTTAACACCTCCAATagaaaaatgatgcaaaatgcATTTAGCGCTTAAGATGCAGACTGAGCCTTTTGATTTCTGTAACTAAACAAGCTTAACTTTAACTTGGCCAAGATACAGACTTCTAAGCATTGCAAAAATCAATGTGCAAGAGTGCAGTTATCATGCAATATCCTAAAAGTGCAAAGTGCTCCTTGCATCAGAATCATCAGACACTGCTTACTGACGAAACCTTCTGggaaaggtgttttttttattgcagaaaTGTTTAAACCGTActgcaaataaaacaattcCATATTTTTTCAAATGAGCTAAATAGACAACTTTACAAATagaatgttttttaattaataagtGATTTATTTTGTGGTATTTTCAAAGTGCTTACTTTgacttaaaatacatttttgaaaaaaatacattcgAATAAGTAATAATATTAGAATAATATTAGAAGATTAATACAAGACTGGCAGACTGCTGTTAAGATTAAGCATTTTTATATTTCCCTGAGAtttaaatacatgaataaataagtACAAGCTACTGAACCTAACAAaagatttaatatatttatcaaAGAATTATGCACACAGAAAAAACTAGAGGCTACTGGAGGATACAGCGAAATGATATTATTATATTCACCTTATAGttcattttaaacacactttCAGTAGTGAGGTTTCTGTAGCTTGTTTAGATAAAGGATTATACGTTAAACGAGATTCATCAAAACTtcatatgaataaataatatataatatgagggcttatattatatattaatgtatatttaatataaatgaggtgatagtaagctgattttgttattgtcttaatgtgtttttctaagtttaggtctgcatccatcactacacccaaatttctcgcctggtttgtggtttttaggtgtatagattgaagttctctggtgacctgtaatcgtttttctttggcaccaaagactattacttcagttttgtttttgtttagctggagaaaattgggcacaaccagtcattaatttcctcaatgcatttaccaagagcctgtacagggccttggtctcctggtgacattgtgatatatatttgtgtgtcatctgcatagctgtgatagtttattttgttgttgtttataatctgtgccagtgggagcatgtaaatgttaaacagaaggggccccaagatggaaccttggggaactccacatgtgatacttgtctgctcagatgtgaagttatctattgatacaaagtatttcctgttttctaagtatgttttgaaccagtttagtagagttcctgaaagacctgcccaattctccagtcgtttgagtaatatgttgtggtcaactgtatcaaatgctgcactgagatccagcaaaactaaaactgacatttttccactatctgtattcagacatatgtcatcaATAAATCATGTGATGATGGAAATTCTTTTAAACTGCTGTGACTTTAAGAGGCCAGGGAGGAGCAGCATGTTGGCTTGCAACACCGGGGTGTGTCACAGGCAGACCTCCTTTAGTTAGTCACAGAAAATTTGCTACTGTTTACGTACACTGCCTCTATTGGTGGTTTGTGCTCGAGTGGGAGGAGGGGGCGTTCCAGATAAAACTACCGACTGGGAACTCGGAAACAGCTGTAGTGCCCTGTCACGCTATTTGCACCATGTCTGCTGCCGAGTGGAAGAAGAAGTGCGAGGAAGAGTGGAGCCTGCAGAGTGCACCGATGCCCGATGGCCTGGACTGGAAGTCCGTGTATGAAGCCAAGCCCTTCGGAAGAAATTTACTGATGAACCCTGCGCCATACGGTACCATATCACTGTTACACACGCTACGCTTGTTGTTTTGCTGTCTCTCCCTTATCCACAGAAAGTTTGGATTACAGACAGATGGCATGTGTTGCACACATTTATGCTGGTGTGAATTCATCCCTCCAGTATTAGCGGGATTAAGTTAATAATTAATTCATTGTCTTTGGTCATTTACGGAAAAATGGATCCTGAATGCACAGACCCCTCCCCTAACTTGTTTTTGAGTACCTGTGTGCAATCTGACTAATGCAGAAGtggagaagggaaaaaaaaaacctgatctTCAGGAAGTTGATGTCTTCATACTTTAACTGGTGCTGTTTGGGTGTTTAGCATTCAGCATATATACTGTTGGTTATGTAGCGATATGTTTACAAACAAATAGATGCTTTGGGTATAGACATCGGAGACACTGTGACTTTAAGCCCGCTAAGCCAGTATTCTGCTGCACACAACAACTAAACTAGTTTGTGAAATGCATTGCTAACaagtaaatgaaaacacaaacccATCAAAGCATACAAAGTTTATGAAACGATGCCAATAGACACAAATCCAACGGTCAGAAATGGAATCTTGTGTTATCTCCTCGAAACTGCGGCCACATTCAGCTTCATATACAGACGGAACAAAAGTGCCTGACGCTTCAGCAGCTGTACTTTTGATAGTTATGTGAGACATAACTTTGCTGAAAACATTAAGCATTGAGTTAAACCTCCTCGTCATTTAAACCGTGCAGTATGCTGtttttaagaaagaaagaaaacagatcaACTAAAacggctgctgtttttgtttttttgtcttgttgtatagagcgctttgagtactccgggagcgtagaaaagcgctatataagaatctgtccatttaccataaagaTTAGATGTGAAAAAGCTTTTATGACCCTAAGACAACTGGAAACTGAGGTGTGACTCAGAATGCTGACTTAGTGTGTTTTTACAAAGAGGCACGCCCAGTGCTTGTCAGAAAGATAACTCTTTGTCTGTGAGCTGTGTATACTGGGATTACAGTGGCCAACATTGTCTCTTATTCCCTACACAGGGTTGAGTAAAGACATCCCACCACCTGAACCCGAACTGCCTGCCGTGCCTGACCGCGGACCTCCACGATTTCAGCCTGATGGTGAGGGACAGGAGTGACGTTAGCcaaaaaatgaatcaaatcaaTGTGGTTTCATGACTAATCTCTGAATCCCCAGGCAACTTCACTGGTTGGACCACGAATTCGGAGGTCCTGCCCTATGATACAAGCGGCATACCTGAAGGTGTTGTGGTGTGTGCATTGCCTCGTTACAGGTAGGTGTTACTTGGGTTAGACATTACCACGATGCTGGGTATAACCGGGATTATCTGCAAACATACTTGTAGAAATGACATTTAAAGAGTGGGTTGCTATATAACCTCTAGTTGTATAATTACAGTGGTAGTAAGTATAACTCTTGTTTGTGGTGGTGTTCCCAGCTGGTTCACCATGGAGCAGGTTGTGGACCTGAAAGCAGAAGGACTGTGGGACGAGCTGCTGGATGAGTTTCAGCCTGAAATTGCCATCCAAGACTGGTGggtaaataaacataaatacaaacaaaaaatgtaaataaattagtTATAGTTGTGACTGCATCATTTTGGTTTAGTTCAAAGTGAAACGATAGAACCTTTGCACCGAGTGAGTAAAGTGTAAAAGGGCCTAATAATGCTAACAGAGTTTACATTGTCAAACAAGTTAAACAGGAGCAGTGTACCAATACCAGAGCCAATCCATATGAGCCTTTACCTCTTCTACAAAAAATGTCAGCAGTTCCTTCAGGAACACAGCAGAGGGCGCTTGCAGGCTAGTCCtcagtgaataaaaatgaatgaaactgaacAGCTAAACTAAGGATGCACAACTGCTTCTAGACAAAAAGATCACACATTATGTTACTTTtagcaaaaactgtaataaaaggACACTTAATGTACACACACTGGCTACTTATTGATCTGATCTCCTCAATTAATAGCATTCATTTCCAAATGGTTATTGGTCAACAGagacctgtgtgtttgtgtgtgtgtttcaacaATCTGCTGCTAGAAATTCCCTACTGCTGCTTGTTTCATGCATGAAGTCAACACTGTAGATGCTTTTTTACTACAGTCAAAAcccataaaagtaaaaaagctaAACGAAACTGAACTATATGCATTCTTACGACCCCTTCTGTTAGCAATGTGATTAAAAACTGACAGGAAGAAAAGCTCATCCCATGACATGTATATTTTGGTCTCTCTTGAACACCCCCTattaaactggaagtctcaGTCACAAAGGTTATTGGACAATACCAAGTGCTAGTCCTAGCTAAAACCATCAACATGGTCATTGTGCACCTTTCAGATCAACCTAccctcaccagccactttaagTGCACTGGCCAAACTTCATATTAACGCAAATACGTAATCAAGCCAGTCACACGGCAGTAAATCAGTgcagggggagggggggggattCAAGTAATTTTGAGCACGGAATGGTTTATGGTCCTCGGCATGCTGTTTTAAGAATTTCACAAACCGCTGATCCCCTGGGTTTCCCACACAACCAGCGGTAGGTTTTACAGAGAATAACGAAATATCCAGCAAGCAGCAAGTCTCTGGGTTGATGTCAAAGGTGAGGAGATGGACATAATGCTTCGAGCTGTTAGGAACTACAGTAAGTCGATtaaccagtttttaaaaccaaggtatgcagaagagcatctctgaacgtACAATGTGCTACAGTTCTCTTAAGACTCTTCAGGGTCATAGTCTTTAGGATCAGAATTTggcattaacaaaataaaagcattgatTCATCCTGTCTTATATCAACAGTCGAGATGGAcagtggtgtaatggtgtaggGAATATTTTCTTGCCACACTTTGGAGCCCTTTTCCCCCCCACACTAAACATAATTAAAATTCTACAACCTACCCAAGTATTGTCACTGACCATGTCtaacatttttatgtgtgttgtacccatcttctgacaGCTGCTTTCATCCCTCaatctggtttcttgaacatgacaatgagttatCTGTaatcaaatggcctccacagttacCAGAGTTCAAATCCAGTTAAGTAATGTTGTAAAACAGATGTTTTGCATCGTATATGTagagccaacaaatctgcagccacTGCGTAATGCTGTCATGTCAGTGTGGACTAAAACCTCTAGGAATGTTTTCCCAGAATCTTGTTGAATTACCACACAGACTTAAGTTGGTTCTGGAAGCAAAAGGGGTTCTTATGCAGTACTAGCAATGTGTATGCAGTGATTGTTGTACAAGTTGAGACAATAAAGAGATGAACTCCAAGTTTAAAATGCTTGAATTGACACATGCGTGGCTTCTGTTTGCATGCCAAAAAGGAAGAACAAACAGACTCTCCTAACTTCACATATATAGATGTGTTTCCACTTAAGTGACTGAGCTAGATTAAGGCCCCCTTTGTCCCCTTACACTACAGACATCCTGGTGCCAGCATAATAGCACTCATTCCCCCAAAGGTCCCAGatatttatactatttgtgAATATAAAGACATTCCACAAGCCTGGAGTGTATATGAGTGTATAGTAATCTGCTCTGAACAATTTAATCACATCACATACAGAAAATGTCTTTGAAGTTTTTAGGAAAATCTAAGTGTGTCATGTTATCAGGTATGAGGAGAGTCAGCTGCATGACTCAATCTACCAGCTGCATGTGAAGTTACTGGGTGCGGATAAAAACACAGTGATCTCAGAGCACACAGTCAACCCCACCGAGCAGCGACTGGTTTACTCTCACGAATGGAAAGAGGTGAGACTCTCATTTCTTTGCCACTACAGTGCACAGTGCTGTATTCCTGCATTTCAATGTACACATCTGTCTTGGCCTGCAGGTGTCACATGTGTTCTCCGGTTATGGACCCGGCGTGAGATATGTCCACTTCTTGCACCGACTGAAGAACAGCTTCCTAAATGGTTTCCACAATACACAGTTCACTGGCAGTGCAGTGATTGTACGACCAAGCAAAAGCAGCCCGTAGGCTAAATCTTACAGTGCAGCCATATCTGATAATGCACTCAGTGTAATCAGTTTCAGCAATATGTAACTGCATTTACAAAGGTTGTCATGACAATAATATAATGATGGACACAATCATCAATATTTGATTACTGGTTTTATGGGAGGCATGGAGGTGGGCCAGGAGGTGTAAttcacagttttttctgaagATTCTGATATGATGCAATAATAAAACATACAGTTTTCTGGTTTGAGAGTTGATCGTTTCTTTTAAGTATTTACATATTTGGGTATTTAAAATATTAGATAtgtttgtgctgtgtgtgtaaaacaCTAACCATGCACTCACTATTTTTACTATGTCAGGAGGTTTTATGAAATTCTTCTTGATGAAGAGCTTATATGTATGATTTATAAATATGATTTATGATCATATTTGAATGTAAAACGTGTTCATTGCAGGTTCAGGTAAGAATTATTTTTCCCAAATGTTTCTTGAAATTACAATGTTTTAATAATGTCATccatcagggttttttttaaccacttatCTCCTTACAGCTCGGGGCAGGTCTTCAAGGATAAGGACAAACATAGTCCAACATTTTCTAAAAATctgttattcattcattcattcattcatgataAAGGCAGTATATTTAAGATTCATTAGTTATTTTTATGCCACATCATAAATATCTGTTCCACATAACACCTATCACTGAAGATATAACATCACCTTTGTGATCAGACTGTCATATTAGAAGTAATGCAAAGGTTAAGTACAAATAaactaatttatatttaaatgtttacaagCAAGCAAGCCTTGAAGCAAGCCTTCAGGAGAGCACGGTAACATCAACGTCTCATTTGTGCATTTTAATCTGCTTAAGATGCGTTCAGGCGCTCTCAAAAATTATTACATAAACAACGACGTTAACCAGATTTATGTGGCGGGAACAAAGTCTCTTTGACGTTTGAGGTCGTgattaatatatattatttcCAGTCTCAGAAACCTTTGCTCTTGATCCACTTTAAAAGCGTACAGTCCAAAACACGATCTCGGGAGGAGACCCTGAAGGCAGCACGTCACGAGCCGCGTGGGCTCGCAGCATCACCACCTCTGTTAGCCACAATGTGAGTTAACGACAAAGTTCACTTTGAGAGTTCAGCCTGCTGTCGACGCCGGGAAAGTTTAACCAGGACGCGTTTCTAGACTTTCTGAAGCAATGGCAGCCTGTGGTGGAGAAGTCCCATAAAGCAAAAGGTAAGACACGAAGGGAAGGAATGGCCAGCGAACAGGTGCGGCGGACAAACCGCGGTTGTGGCGGGCTGCTAGAGGCTACGCCCTCGCGATCCATGTACAGTTTTGATAGCTAACATTAAATAGGGCCGGGGTCACTACGCTGTTACAAACCTAATGACTTTTGTGGTTAAGCTGTCAGTCACACCAGTGAATTATTTATCTATGTAATTATTTTCTATTATAGAAAAAAAGTGAGGTTAAAAGTTGACCgggatttttaaaatttaaaagcaaTCTTGCGTCAAAAAGGAATGGGTTCGGGAAGGAAATAGTAAGCGGTGTGTGGCCGGTAAAAACAGGAATATAAACATTATACCTCTAAACAAGTACCTCTAGTCCGTATTTTTAAGCCCATAATCTTTACCGTATATTTGCGTTATATAGTACAACTGGAAAAACATCTAGATGGATCATCACTGGTAGCTGCAAGTAAATGTTTGATGAGTGCTTGAAAACGAAATCTAATCTGCTACAGCTCCACCACATGTGTGCATTATAATTCATACCAGAACCTACTTACTCTCCTTTACTGTCCCATGAGTCCAGGATGCTCagagaatgtgtgtttgtgtgttcccGCTGGACATTCAGaggttttatatgttttattcaGAAAGATCGCCCAGCTTCGTCCCTGACATTTAATTCTGATAAGGGCTGGACTTCAGAGCTGACATTTAACTGACAGATAAACACTGTTCATTTAGCAGATTGGCTTCACACAGTATCCCCACTCACTCATCTCTTGTGTCCGCCACAGCCCTGGCTGGCCATCGGTGTGTTAAGAGTTGCTGATGTGTGAGACAGGAGGCGCTGACTGCAGATACATCCCCAGTGCTGGTTCATTATATTTGCTTAGAGAGATTATATCAGTTATATCACTTTTCAGACGAGGATCCAAAAAAGCACTATGATtattcattttctctttgtAGTTTTTTGGCATACACTTATCTCTTCTGTTGTAATATCTATAGAGCTTAAATCCACTCCAATCAACTAGGAATGCAAAAAAGGTTGATGTTACACTTTGGGTGTATTTGAAACAATTAAATATTATGATGCAATGTCACATTTAAAGAGTCTTTGTAATGAGGAATTCAATATTAGGGATGATTATTTATTTGAGGCATGATGACATATAGATATTGAATATCAGTACCACGACATATATCAGTGCTAGTGGCTAATGTCTAtctgttgttgctttgtctttctgtctgaaCATTCAAAAATAGTGTGACGATGAGCCGAATGACCCTGTTATGAGAACAGACAACCAAAAATATCCTCATCAGCATCAACTATTGtcgaaatttttattttatattagcCTCACAGTTAGAGCGTTGACGACTACCCACCTCAGCACTCGGGGTCCCTGCTCTGTAACTTGTTGCTATGGTAAGAGTTGATTATGAATGCATATGAAGTAAGACATTTATTTAACAGACCTGTTGCAACTGTGGCACCCTGTTACAGTGCCATGTTCAAATTCAGTGAACTCTATAGACCTGTTCATTCACAAGTGTTTATTCAAGCAGATTGCACAATTAGGTGCTTGAGTCCATACACATGTGCGATGAGAAACACCTGGATTAAAAGTGGTATGGTCTCATGCTTTTTCATTCTTTGTCAGttctat from Astatotilapia calliptera chromosome 10, fAstCal1.2, whole genome shotgun sequence harbors:
- the nccrp1 gene encoding F-box only protein 50; its protein translation is MSAAEWKKKCEEEWSLQSAPMPDGLDWKSVYEAKPFGRNLLMNPAPYGLSKDIPPPEPELPAVPDRGPPRFQPDGNFTGWTTNSEVLPYDTSGIPEGVVVCALPRYSWFTMEQVVDLKAEGLWDELLDEFQPEIAIQDWYEESQLHDSIYQLHVKLLGADKNTVISEHTVNPTEQRLVYSHEWKEVSHVFSGYGPGVRYVHFLHRLKNSFLNGFHNTQFTGSAVIVRPSKSSP